Genomic segment of Chloroflexota bacterium:
TGGACCCGGAAACCGGGAAGGTGGACGTTCTCCGGGTGACCGCCTTCCAGGATGCGGGCAAGGCCGCCCACCCCAGCTATGTGGAGGGCCAGATCCAGGGTGGTGGGGTCCAGGGCATAGGCTGGGCGCTGAACGAGGAGTACTACCACACTAAGGATGGCGTGATGGCGAACTCCTCTTGGCTCGATTACCGGATGCCCACGACCCTTGACCTGCCGATGATTGACCCGGTCATTGTGGAAGTGCCGAACCCCGGCCATCCCTTCGGCCTGCGCGGCGTCGGCGAGGTGGGCATCTGCGCCCCCATGGCCGCCGTGCGCAACGCCGTCTACCGGGCCACGGGCACGCGCATGTACCAGCTGCCCATGAACCCCGGCGTAATAGTCTCCGCGATGGCGGCTCAGAAGGCCGCCAAGAAATAGGCCCTCCGTGCCCCTTGTCTTTGTCCCGTCCGCTATGCGGCATATCACCGGCGGCGTGGACAAGTTGCGCGTTGAAGGGACCACGATACGCCAAGTCTTGGAGCAGCTTGAAAGCCGCTTCCCAGGCTTCAAAGAGCGCATCGTGGACGAAGAGGGCAGCCTCCAGCCTGGCGTTGCCATCGCCATCGGCAACGAGCTGACCGTCCTCGGCGTCCTCACCCCGGTGCAAGAGAGCGACGAGGTGCACTTCATCCCCGCCATAGGCGGCGGGTAGGACTGGGCTGGAGCTCGGTCTACCTTGTAGCTTGAGATACCCTTCCGTCCTATCGCTTTACCTGCCAGCGTCGTGAACCCGGAAGTATGAGTGCGCTATCGGAATCTCAACCGGGTCGAGTGCATCCAATCGCGCTATAACCTTGTGAGCCGCGATGTGGAGCCGGAGGTCGCGTCGCTTTGCCTTGCCGAAAAGGTGGGGATGATCGTCTTCAACCCGCTTGCCGGAGGCTTCCTCACGGGCAAGTACACGCGCGGCGAGCCGCCTCCTCCGGGCACACGCCTTGGCATTCGGCCGCTCTACAGCAAGCTCTTCATGACGGAGGAGAACTTCGCCACGGTTGACCGCCTTCGCGACCTGAGCGCCAGGACCGGGAAATCTACTCATCCAGCTAGCCATCGGCTGGCTTCTGGCTCAGCCTGTGGTTAGCTCCGTCATCCTTGGCGCTACCTCGGCCAAGCAGCTCGATGATAGCCTTGGTAAGGGCGATATCAGTCTTTCGCCCGATGAGGTTCGCGCCTGCGATGCGGCGGCGGGAGTCACACGGGCTCCGGCGGCAGGGTAGAACCCGCTACACTAGCCCCGCCGACTTGGCGAAGGGGTCCCAAGCTGGGTCGTTGTGCCATTCGTATTCCATCGCTGTTGCCAGCTTGTGAGCCGCCTCTTGCCCACGGTATTGCGCAATGATGCCCAGCGCCATATCAATGCCTGCGGCGACACCACCGCTCGTGATTACGTTTCCATCGTGGACCCAACGCGCTTGGGGAACCCACGTCGTTTTCGGACCCTGCTCCGTGACCCATTTGAAGGCCAGCTTGTTTGATGTGGCGCGCTTCCCATCCAGCAGACCTGCCTTGGCTAGCAGCGCCGCGCCCGTGCAGACCGAAGTCATGAGTTCCGCCTTAGTGGTGTGAGCCTTTAACCCATGGAGGAGGCGTTGGTTACTCACCTCTGTGCGCGTTCCCCTGCCGCCTGGCACCAGGATGACGTGCAGTTGCTCGCTGGTCTCCCATACGGCATCGGGCAGAACCCGTGGGCCCGCCGTCATGCCGACGGCGCTCGTGACTGGAGCAAGGCTTGGCCCTAAGAGTCTCACCTGGAAGCTCTTAGAAGCTGCTGCAAGCATCTGCATGGGGCCGAAGGCGTCAAGGAGTTCGAACTGCTCAAAGAGGAAAAGGCCGACTACTTTGGGACTGTCCATCGCATCCTCCTCGGCACCCGGTTTCATGAAAAAGAGGCGACATAATATCACGCTTGAGGTACAATCTCCACCATGCCCCGCATTCGCCAAGCGACTGTGAAAGACCTCCCGCGGATCCTGGTGCTCTATCAACAGCTCAACCTGGATGGTCATGCTGCATCGCCAAAAGACTCGAACACGTACGCTCGTCTCTTCCATCGCATCGAGCGTGACAAGGCCCAGCGTCTCGTCGTCTTGGAGGATAAGGGCGAAGTCGTTGGGACGGTGGTCATCATCATCGTTCCCAATCTCTCCCACTATGGCAGGCCCTGGTGCGAGCTGGAAAACCTCGTTGTGGAGGCAAAAGCCAAGCGCAGGGGCTACGGCAGGATGCTCATGGCCTATGCCGAACGGCTGGCGCAGAAGGCCGGCTGCTACAAGATCCAGCTGATGAGCCGGTGGAGCCGCGCCGAAGAGGCGCACAAGTTCTACGAGGCCCTCGGCTATGAGTCGCCCGCGAGGGCCTTTAGAAAATACCTTCGCTCGTAGGCTATTCTTGCGCTGTCTCTCCGCGCTTGCCCCCTCTGGGATGGTATAATTCTTAGGTATCGTGCGCGGAAAACCGACTCCTGAAATCGCTGCCGGCTTCCCCGCGGGGCGTTCAGCCCCCACCCCTAAGTTCCTCTCCCCTCACCCTCCGGCAGCCAAAGGAAGGCATCGTGGAACGTAAAGTCGTCATTACCGGCATCGGCGTCGTCAGCCCCATTGGCCTCGACCGTGACTCTACGTGGAAGGCCCTCCTCGCGGGGCAGTCCGGCATAGACCGCATCTCCGCCTTTGATGCTGAGGCCTTTGAGACGAAGATCGCCGCCGAGGTGAAGGCCTTCGACCCCCTTGTCGCCATGGACAAGAAAGAGGCCAAGCGCGCCGACCGCTTCGTCCAGTTCGCCACCGTGGCCGCCTTCGAAGCCGTCAAGCACG
This window contains:
- a CDS encoding aldo/keto reductase, with amino-acid sequence MRYRNLNRVECIQSRYNLVSRDVEPEVASLCLAEKVGMIVFNPLAGGFLTGKYTRGEPPPPGTRLGIRPLYSKLFMTEENFATVDRLRDLSARTGKSTHPASHRLASGSACG
- a CDS encoding aldo/keto reductase; its protein translation is MQLAIGWLLAQPVVSSVILGATSAKQLDDSLGKGDISLSPDEVRACDAAAGVTRAPAAG
- a CDS encoding GNAT family N-acetyltransferase, whose translation is MPRIRQATVKDLPRILVLYQQLNLDGHAASPKDSNTYARLFHRIERDKAQRLVVLEDKGEVVGTVVIIIVPNLSHYGRPWCELENLVVEAKAKRRGYGRMLMAYAERLAQKAGCYKIQLMSRWSRAEEAHKFYEALGYESPARAFRKYLRS
- a CDS encoding MoaD/ThiS family protein, with product MPLVFVPSAMRHITGGVDKLRVEGTTIRQVLEQLESRFPGFKERIVDEEGSLQPGVAIAIGNELTVLGVLTPVQESDEVHFIPAIGGG
- a CDS encoding DJ-1/PfpI family protein, whose protein sequence is MDSPKVVGLFLFEQFELLDAFGPMQMLAAASKSFQVRLLGPSLAPVTSAVGMTAGPRVLPDAVWETSEQLHVILVPGGRGTRTEVSNQRLLHGLKAHTTKAELMTSVCTGAALLAKAGLLDGKRATSNKLAFKWVTEQGPKTTWVPQARWVHDGNVITSGGVAAGIDMALGIIAQYRGQEAAHKLATAMEYEWHNDPAWDPFAKSAGLV